In Pseudodesulfovibrio sp. S3, the DNA window TTCACTTCGCTAAGGTAGGGTTCCTCCATGTCGTATGAGTTGGTGTTCATGCGTTTCATCGCGGAGGACGCGACGGCGTCTTTCCGGCACGCACGTTGCCGGATTCTTCGGGGCCGATTCTTCCCTGCGCTGGAACGATGGCGTCCATGTCTGCGGCGGCAGCGGTGCTTTCACCCTGTCCCGGGATGAGCGCTGATTATCAATGAAACATACTTTGAGGATTCGTTATGATGAAGAATATGCCCATGTGCTTCAGTGTTGTTGTCGCCGGTCTTGTGGTTTTGCTTTGTGCGTTGCCGTGCCTGGCGGCGGAAGAGGAGGCTGGTCAGTCGGAATACGGCACCCTGACCGGCCAGACCCGACTGTACTACTTCACCCAGCGGAACAAGAACACGGGAGACGGCTTTGACGACGTCAAGGAGTCCCTGGCCCTGGGCGGTTATCTCAAGTACGAGACCCCGTGGCTGGCCGATTATGTCGGAGCCGGGATTGCCGGGTACGCCTCTGTGCCGTTCGTGGATACCTTCAACCAGCGGGATGAAGGCGGAACCGGCCTGCTCACCGGCAGGAACAACAGCATTTTTGCCCTGGGCGAGGCCTATATCAAGCTTCGCTATGACGAGACCGAGGGGCGCTACTGGCGGCAGCGTATCGAGACGCCGTTCATCAACGGCAACGACAGCCGCATGCTCCCGCAGACCTTCGAGGCTTATGGAGTGAAATCAAACGACTTTGACAACCTTGAACTCAGTCTCTACTGGGTGGACAAGGAAAAGGCCCGGGATACCGAACTGTTCAAGTCCATGACCGAACTGGCCGGGATGAACGGCACCAAGGGCGGCGTGGTCATGGCCGGTGCGGACTGGCAGGTCCTGGAGAAACTGCCCACCCGGTTCTGGAACTATTACGCTCCGGATCTGGACAACACCTTTTTCACCCAGCTCAAATACACGTTCGGCAGCGCCGAGGGGATGGAATACTCGGTCATGTTCCAGGGAGTGGACCAGCGCAGCGTGGGCGATGAGCGCAACGGCGAATACAATTCCGCTGAAGCGGGACTCACGGGAACCCTCAAATTCAGCGGTTTCACCTTTGATCTGGGCGGAACCGTG includes these proteins:
- a CDS encoding OprD family outer membrane porin, with product MMKNMPMCFSVVVAGLVVLLCALPCLAAEEEAGQSEYGTLTGQTRLYYFTQRNKNTGDGFDDVKESLALGGYLKYETPWLADYVGAGIAGYASVPFVDTFNQRDEGGTGLLTGRNNSIFALGEAYIKLRYDETEGRYWRQRIETPFINGNDSRMLPQTFEAYGVKSNDFDNLELSLYWVDKEKARDTELFKSMTELAGMNGTKGGVVMAGADWQVLEKLPTRFWNYYAPDLDNTFFTQLKYTFGSAEGMEYSVMFQGVDQRSVGDERNGEYNSAEAGLTGTLKFSGFTFDLGGTVVDNSAGIRNSWGTYPFFNNMMSYAFNRAGEKALLVGAGYDFARLGVAGFTANVKAVFGDTPDSGRSASFDRDEYNLNLDYAFSGDLEGLSLLNRWSYQDADEDLGGRDGFQVRLRMQYNFQLM